The Symphalangus syndactylus isolate Jambi chromosome 16, NHGRI_mSymSyn1-v2.1_pri, whole genome shotgun sequence genome has a window encoding:
- the LOC129464635 gene encoding uncharacterized protein: MDIDSERKRYIRKGKEKIVKRLVELNKSKIKICHKDEKKTISNVLKLRLHSRARPVTDQQSLRSARSSPNPRAQVDSAGPRPALSAGPTPPRPPGRSPVPATGAGRERVQNHRYPRAGIYLGESASESKGRPRPLWRETIIRAGRGGGYGSSSVSSVRGTCRAGGRPAEKTNRCFFFLLLLLLPHRNTHKHPTRGPSYRGGIAAGPGTNSPVGGGVPPCGLVVSEQNADRKCSCRNDSLRRRQTLTTTPSSPLHFRHRRRRRCRHLGSRPRLRRAAPRRTRAQPGPAAGRRQLSSTPRPLRAAVDVASIVDASERRLPCDTGGPALLCLYFPGGRQERGPSSVVVVSVVGTQARTGSQVADGGGWRPRWLSQVAVSFREPISGRPHRGRPRFDGDDARFKWCPCSRMDGWIVHLAF; encoded by the exons ATGGACATTGATAGTGAAAGGAAGAGATAcataagaaaagggaaagagaaaatagtaaaaagatTAGTAGAGTTAAATAAAAGC AAAATAAAGATTTGtcataaagatgagaaaaagactATTTCAAATGTGTTAAAG CTACGGCTCCACTCCCGGGCAAGGCCTGTCACCGACCAGCAGTCGCTCCGCTCAGCCCGGAGCTCTCCTAATCCCCGAGCTCAAGTAGATTCCGCTGGCCCGCGGCCTGCACTCTCCGCCGGGCCTACGCCTCCCCGGCCGCCCGGCAGGAGCCCAGTCCCCGCCACCGGAGCCGGCCGGGAGAGGGTACAAAACCACCGCTACCCAAG AGCAGGAATTTACCTGGGCGAATCGGCGTCTGAATCCAAGGGGAGGCCGAGGCCGCTGTGGCGAGAGACTATAATCCGGGCCGGGAGGGGGGGTGGCTACGGCTCCTCTTCCGTCTCCTCAGTGCGGGGAACATGTAGAGCCGGGGGGAGACCAGCCGAGAAGACAAATCGttgcttcttcttcctcctcctcctccttctcccacaTAGAAACACTCACAAACACCCGACCAGGGGCCCGAGCTACCGGGGGGGCATCGCCGCGGGCCCGGGAACCAATTCTCCTGTCGGCGGGGGCGTCCCTCCCTGCGGCTTGGTGGTGTCGG AACAAAATGCCGACCGGAAGTGCAGCTGCAGGAATGACTCCCTCCGCCGGCGCCAAACACTAACAACCACCCCCTCTTCCCCACTCCACttccgccaccgccgccgccgccgctgccgccacTTGGGCTCGCGTCCTCGGCTGCGCCGCGCCGCGCCGCGCCGCACCCGGGCCCAGCCGGGGCCAGCAGCCGGGAGGCGGCAGCTCTCCTCTACGCCCCGTCCCCTCAGGGCGGCTGTGGATGTTGCCAGTATTGTCGATGCTTCAGAGCGACGTTTGCCCTGCGACACAGGCGGGCCGGCTCTCCTCTGTCTTTATTTTCCAGGAGGCCGACAGGAGCGGGGCCCGAGTTCGGTGGTGGTCGTGAGCGTGGTGGGCACTCAAGCCCGGACGGGCTCTCAGGTCGCCGACGGCGGCGGCTGGAGGCCGCGCTGGCTGTCCCAGGTCGCCGTTAGCTTTAGGGAGCCGATCTCCGGGCGACCCCACAGAGGACGCCCGCGATTCGACGGCGATGATGCCCGTTTTAAATGGTGTCCCTGCAgccggatggatggatggatcgtACACCTTGCCTTTTGA